In Acidimicrobiia bacterium, a genomic segment contains:
- a CDS encoding nucleoside hydrolase, translated as MRSPVAFPRGHHPSALAPTPAARRRTPVTPEAIPIVVDSDGGEVSCDALWFALNHPSLDVLAVTAGPGVVTAARAARNFAKVLAAAGRTDVPLAVGPEARLGPAPPVPVPPAVADGDGLGGLHPGEAPMRPVAEPAPALLARLCGHRPGEVVVAALGPFGNLARALRRRPELAGSARGLVAMGGALAAAGNATPVAEYNVAYDPVAARELVRAAWTSPPGLIGLDVTARATLGRRELELLRARRTPAARFLAGPIERYARVAAGPDGTFPTHDVLVPMAIAEPDLVAWTTVGLDVDVAGGAEWGRTRTGDVAAGWPRWRVAVDVDVDRFRAGVRRLYGG; from the coding sequence GTGCGCAGCCCGGTCGCCTTCCCCCGGGGCCACCATCCGTCCGCCCTCGCACCGACGCCCGCGGCGCGGCGACGGACGCCGGTGACGCCCGAGGCCATCCCGATCGTCGTGGACAGCGACGGCGGCGAGGTGTCGTGCGACGCGCTGTGGTTCGCGCTCAACCATCCCAGCCTCGACGTCCTGGCCGTGACGGCGGGGCCGGGCGTCGTGACGGCCGCGCGGGCGGCGCGCAACTTCGCCAAGGTGCTGGCGGCTGCCGGGCGCACCGACGTGCCGCTGGCCGTCGGCCCCGAGGCCCGGCTCGGCCCGGCGCCGCCGGTGCCGGTCCCGCCCGCGGTCGCCGACGGTGACGGCCTCGGCGGGCTCCACCCCGGCGAGGCCCCGATGAGGCCGGTGGCCGAACCCGCGCCGGCGCTCCTGGCTCGTCTCTGCGGTCACCGCCCCGGCGAGGTCGTCGTCGCCGCGCTCGGCCCGTTCGGCAACCTGGCTCGCGCCCTTCGTCGCCGGCCCGAGCTCGCCGGCTCGGCCCGAGGCCTGGTCGCGATGGGTGGCGCCCTGGCCGCGGCCGGGAACGCCACACCGGTCGCGGAGTACAACGTCGCCTACGACCCGGTCGCGGCCCGCGAGCTCGTGCGCGCCGCGTGGACGTCGCCGCCCGGCCTCATCGGCCTCGACGTGACCGCCCGGGCGACGCTCGGGCGACGCGAGCTGGAGCTCCTCCGAGCGCGACGAACGCCAGCGGCGCGGTTCCTCGCCGGTCCGATCGAGCGGTACGCGCGCGTCGCCGCGGGTCCGGACGGCACGTTCCCCACTCACGACGTCCTGGTGCCGATGGCGATCGCGGAGCCCGACCTCGTCGCCTGGACCACGGTGGGGTTGGACGTGGACGTGGCCGGCGGCGCCGAGTGGGGTCGCACCCGCACCGGCGACGTCGCGGCGGGCTGGCCCCGATGGCGGGTGGCCGTCGACGTCGACGTCGACCGCTTCCGGGCCGGGGTCCGCCGGCTCTACGGCGGGTGA